A genomic window from Synechococcus sp. CBW1107 includes:
- a CDS encoding biliverdin-producing heme oxygenase, protein MTTTLPAPISDHASSADVAARKGFGPRVRRLHARIGAAHHQAEGMAFSRALLDGQASPLQLAALIRALGPGYALIEQRGPELAAALGAADLPWAQLARGAALAADAAALEVAPPTPPSAAAALWLEHLRSLARQAPHRFLAHVYVRYGGDLSGGQQLAVQANAILAAHGLPGVSFWSFDRPIPELKAALHAGFEQLELSAAEEAELLEEAVIAFHDTQRLLAELGELGSLAEA, encoded by the coding sequence ATGACCACCACGCTCCCCGCCCCGATCTCCGACCACGCCAGCAGCGCCGATGTGGCCGCCCGCAAGGGTTTCGGCCCGCGGGTGCGGCGCCTGCACGCCCGCATCGGCGCCGCCCACCACCAGGCCGAGGGCATGGCCTTCTCCCGCGCCCTGCTCGACGGCCAGGCCAGTCCGCTGCAGCTGGCGGCCCTGATCCGCGCCCTGGGTCCGGGCTACGCCCTGATCGAGCAGCGGGGCCCGGAGCTGGCCGCCGCCCTGGGCGCCGCCGATCTCCCCTGGGCCCAGCTGGCCCGGGGTGCCGCCCTGGCCGCCGACGCGGCCGCCCTGGAGGTGGCCCCGCCCACACCGCCCTCCGCCGCCGCGGCCCTGTGGCTGGAGCACCTGCGCAGCCTGGCCCGGCAGGCGCCCCATCGCTTCCTGGCCCATGTGTACGTGCGCTACGGCGGCGACCTCTCCGGCGGCCAGCAGCTGGCGGTGCAGGCCAACGCGATCCTGGCCGCCCACGGCCTGCCGGGAGTGAGCTTCTGGAGCTTCGATCGGCCGATTCCCGAGCTCAAGGCCGCCCTGCACGCCGGGTTCGAGCAGCTCGAGCTCAGCGCGGCGGAAGAGGCCGAGCTGCTCGAGGAGGCCGTGATCGCCTTTCACGACACCCAGCGCCTGCTGGCCGAACTGGGTGAGCTGGGCAGCCTGGCCGAAGCCTGA
- a CDS encoding rhodanese-like domain-containing protein — translation MTTTTTAMATPSRITAKDLAKQLAAREVTLIDVREPMEYASGHISGSLNVPLSRITETDLPSGPLVLVCQSGKRSTKALTQLLQQGHPHPLADLEGGVPAWQQAGRPLRKLKGAPLPLMRQVQIAAGSLVLLGLILSNTVAPAWILLTWFVGAGLTFAGITGFCGMARLLAAMPWNKVTL, via the coding sequence ATGACGACCACCACCACTGCGATGGCCACTCCCTCCCGAATCACCGCCAAGGACCTGGCCAAGCAACTGGCGGCCCGCGAGGTCACCTTGATCGACGTGCGCGAACCGATGGAGTACGCCAGCGGGCACATCAGCGGCAGTCTCAATGTCCCCCTCTCCCGCATCACCGAGACCGACCTGCCCAGCGGTCCGCTCGTGCTGGTGTGCCAGAGCGGCAAGCGCAGCACCAAGGCCCTCACCCAGCTGCTGCAGCAGGGCCATCCCCATCCGCTGGCGGATCTTGAGGGGGGAGTGCCCGCCTGGCAGCAGGCTGGCCGCCCGCTGCGGAAACTGAAGGGGGCCCCCCTGCCGCTCATGCGCCAGGTGCAGATCGCCGCAGGCTCCCTGGTGCTGCTCGGACTGATTCTGAGCAACACCGTGGCCCCTGCCTGGATCCTGCTCACCTGGTTCGTGGGGGCGGGTCTCACCTTCGCCGGCATCACCGGCTTCTGCGGCATGGCCAGGCTGCTGGCTGCCATGCCCTGGAACAAGGTGACGTTGTGA
- a CDS encoding Nif11 family protein: protein MAPERTVHTSLDDLHALQRLASHDPVFAQALKNTGSTHAAASLAARHGLHVSAESLWRNRGRHGLPTWRG from the coding sequence ATGGCTCCGGAGCGAACCGTTCACACGAGCCTCGATGACCTCCACGCCCTGCAGAGGCTGGCCAGCCACGATCCGGTCTTTGCCCAGGCGCTGAAGAACACCGGTTCCACCCATGCCGCCGCCAGCCTGGCGGCCCGTCATGGCCTGCACGTGAGTGCTGAATCCCTCTGGCGCAACCGTGGTCGCCATGGGTTGCCCACCTGGCGGGGCTGA
- a CDS encoding PhoX family phosphatase: MHRRDLFVLLGLAAGASLATRVESRVAASALQPSPAQIPFEPVPLPLPLWGDGRSAAEQQRQLRRVSLEDRLVVPRGYRADLLAAWGDPLGDGRFGFNNDHLAFTPLGEGRALLTVNFEYISPRGWSEGYGEATGMALPWAELIEGLRPHGGSVDATSLAPDDPLLQLVRAVARAALEDQGIGVIELRQEAGGLWRRRIGPYDRRLTGLEGLEDPSRRLRISGPAAAVFRLGKRLGHDDGLADRSIGTFANCAGGVTPWGTVLSAEENIQFHVVEAVYADGTSPSPATQPFRCDGRKLDGLGNPFALSGNKYGWMVEVDPRQPGRPAVKHSALGRFRHEAVAVRAKAGQPLVVYSGCDRHGGHLYRFVSEALIADPADPANSALLEAGRLEAARFEPDGTGRWLPLDPSTPVKPQRPSHYAAYAFQQPSLLPHGDRGQPGAEALASDEAVEAYCRRYATLADLYPGEGEERLGAILIDAHLAASAIGATAAARPEDTVIDPLSGDLLVAFTAAGSDDGGRADPAVFHGPNGETAWPHGWIMVLHENGSAATTFRWRMLATGGAPWQGGQGFSGPDNLAVDRSGNLWMVTDRGGGSADLEVFGNNSCWVLPSQGAAAGGAFCFATGPVECELTGPCFDAGDNTLFLSVQHPGERHGTRQGSAGDWQVHRLVDRDGRAFEQRRWVPLGSNWPSGVPGRPPRPGIVAIRRLAGGPLLSAEAPPSRQGYP; this comes from the coding sequence ATGCACCGCCGTGATCTGTTCGTCCTCCTCGGTCTTGCCGCCGGTGCATCCCTCGCCACGCGGGTGGAATCACGCGTCGCGGCCTCGGCGCTCCAGCCTTCCCCTGCACAGATCCCTTTCGAGCCCGTCCCGTTGCCCCTGCCCCTGTGGGGCGATGGTCGCTCGGCTGCCGAGCAGCAGCGTCAGTTGCGGCGCGTTTCGCTCGAAGATCGCCTGGTGGTGCCGCGCGGCTACCGCGCCGATCTGCTGGCCGCCTGGGGTGATCCGCTCGGCGATGGCCGCTTCGGCTTCAACAATGACCACCTGGCGTTCACCCCGCTGGGAGAGGGGCGGGCGTTGCTCACGGTCAATTTCGAGTACATCAGTCCAAGGGGCTGGAGCGAGGGGTATGGCGAGGCCACCGGCATGGCCCTGCCCTGGGCGGAGCTGATCGAGGGGCTCAGACCGCACGGCGGCTCGGTGGATGCGACGTCCCTGGCGCCGGATGACCCTCTGCTTCAGCTGGTGCGTGCGGTGGCGAGAGCCGCTCTCGAGGATCAGGGCATCGGTGTGATCGAGCTCCGGCAGGAGGCGGGGGGGCTCTGGCGTCGCCGGATCGGACCGTACGACCGCCGCCTCACGGGGCTTGAGGGGTTGGAGGATCCATCCCGCCGGCTGCGCATCAGCGGACCGGCCGCCGCCGTCTTCCGCCTGGGGAAGCGCCTGGGCCACGACGACGGACTGGCTGATCGCAGCATCGGCACCTTCGCCAACTGCGCAGGTGGGGTGACCCCCTGGGGCACGGTGCTCTCGGCCGAGGAAAACATCCAGTTCCACGTGGTGGAGGCGGTGTACGCCGATGGCACGTCTCCGTCTCCCGCGACGCAGCCGTTTCGCTGCGATGGCAGGAAGCTGGACGGGCTCGGCAATCCCTTCGCGCTGTCGGGCAACAAGTACGGCTGGATGGTGGAGGTCGATCCCCGTCAGCCAGGGCGGCCCGCCGTGAAACATTCCGCCCTCGGCCGCTTCCGTCACGAGGCGGTGGCCGTGAGGGCCAAGGCGGGTCAGCCGCTCGTGGTCTATTCCGGCTGCGATCGCCACGGCGGACACCTCTACCGCTTCGTGAGCGAGGCGCTGATCGCTGATCCCGCCGATCCGGCCAATTCGGCCCTGCTCGAGGCCGGACGCCTGGAGGCGGCCCGCTTCGAGCCCGATGGCACAGGCCGCTGGCTTCCGCTCGATCCCAGCACCCCCGTGAAGCCGCAGCGGCCCAGTCACTACGCGGCCTATGCCTTTCAGCAGCCCTCTCTGCTCCCCCACGGTGACCGCGGCCAGCCAGGCGCCGAAGCCCTGGCCAGCGACGAGGCGGTGGAGGCCTACTGCCGGCGTTACGCCACCCTGGCCGACCTCTACCCCGGCGAGGGCGAGGAGCGCCTGGGCGCCATCCTGATCGATGCCCACCTGGCCGCCAGCGCCATCGGCGCCACCGCCGCCGCCAGACCGGAAGACACGGTGATCGATCCCCTCAGCGGCGATCTGCTGGTGGCCTTCACCGCCGCGGGCTCCGATGACGGCGGCCGCGCCGATCCGGCGGTGTTTCACGGCCCCAACGGCGAGACCGCCTGGCCCCACGGCTGGATCATGGTCCTGCACGAAAACGGCTCCGCCGCGACGACCTTCCGTTGGCGGATGCTGGCCACCGGCGGCGCCCCCTGGCAGGGGGGCCAGGGGTTTTCGGGTCCCGACAACCTGGCCGTCGACCGCTCGGGCAACCTCTGGATGGTGACCGACCGCGGCGGTGGATCGGCCGACCTCGAGGTCTTCGGCAACAACAGCTGCTGGGTGCTCCCCAGCCAGGGGGCCGCTGCTGGAGGAGCCTTCTGCTTCGCCACCGGACCGGTCGAGTGCGAGCTCACCGGCCCCTGCTTCGATGCCGGTGACAACACCCTGTTCCTCTCGGTCCAGCATCCCGGCGAACGCCATGGCACCCGCCAGGGGAGTGCCGGGGACTGGCAGGTTCACCGACTGGTGGACCGTGACGGCCGCGCGTTCGAGCAGCGGCGCTGGGTGCCCCTGGGCTCCAACTGGCCCTCCGGCGTTCCCGGTCGCCCGCCGAGGCCCGGCATCGTGGCGATTCGCCGCCTCGCCGGCGGACCGTTGCTGAGTGCCGAAGCGCCGCCGTCCCGCCAGGGCTATCCATGA
- a CDS encoding isoprenylcysteine carboxylmethyltransferase family protein: MWRQLSDRLQDLGFSWEGLRDNRHGEWWLLAQMLLIAAHWLPPTPPPASLGIHWPLAMRLIGATTLLVGLVLGAQGARNLGASLSPLPEPIPGAALVTEGAYGRCRHPLYQALLICSLGVAMALGSLLHLGLLLALAAVLGHKARREEARLCEAHPDYAAYRTSTAAIVPFLPWLDWRSA; the protein is encoded by the coding sequence ATGTGGCGTCAGCTGAGTGACCGGCTTCAGGACTTGGGCTTTTCCTGGGAGGGCCTGCGCGACAACCGCCATGGGGAGTGGTGGCTCCTGGCGCAGATGCTGCTGATCGCCGCCCACTGGCTGCCGCCCACGCCTCCCCCGGCCTCCCTGGGGATTCACTGGCCCCTGGCCATGCGCCTGATCGGAGCGACCACCCTGCTGGTGGGTCTGGTCCTTGGCGCGCAGGGGGCACGCAATCTGGGGGCCAGCCTCAGCCCCCTGCCGGAACCGATCCCCGGCGCCGCTCTGGTGACGGAGGGGGCCTACGGGCGCTGTCGCCATCCGCTCTACCAGGCGTTACTGATCTGCTCCCTCGGTGTGGCCATGGCGCTGGGCAGCCTGCTGCACCTCGGGCTGCTTCTGGCCCTCGCGGCGGTTCTTGGCCACAAGGCGCGGCGGGAGGAAGCCCGGCTCTGCGAGGCCCATCCCGACTACGCGGCCTACCGGACCTCCACCGCGGCGATCGTTCCCTTCCTTCCCTGGCTCGACTGGCGCTCGGCCTGA
- a CDS encoding plasma-membrane proton-efflux P-type ATPase has protein sequence MAVTPTTLAEAQQRLQTDLEGLSGEEARQRLERHGPNTLPETARSVWSQLLEHLWGPIPWMIESAALLSALVGDWTDFGIIITLLAVNALVGFWEEHQAGHAIEALRSQLALLARVKRDGRWSTIPARDLVPGDLLHLRSGDIVPADALQVGAEAIEVDQSALTGESLPVAKQAESILYSGSIVKRGETDALVHATGAATSFATTARLVQGTRSVSHFQQAVLNIGDYLIALALVLVLVILMVGIFRHQSLITILTFSLVLTVASIPVAMPAVLSVTMAVGAERLARKQAIVSKLAAIEELAGIDVLCSDKTGTLTRNQLSTGPPFCFGSSTAAQILEAAALASRWESQDPIDLVILNSAAEQGLNPEATLERFIPFDPVGKRTEASLRTAAGECFRVSKGAPQVILALVGGDPALAAQVEAVSLSFAGRGFRSLGVARTDATGHWNYLGILPLLDPPRPDSATTIAELQQLGVSVKMITGDQHAIALEMARQLGLGQRILDSALLLDSPPHHSGQLSEAIEQADGFAQVFPENKYHIVDVLQQRGHFVGMTGDGVNDAPALRKADAGIAVSNATDAARAAADIVLLTPGLSIVAEAVRESRRIFQRMNHYAIYRIAETIRVLLFTTLSILVFDFYPVTAVMIVLLALLNDGAILSIAYDRASFSLRPERWNMPVVLGVASVLGVLGVAESFGLLYVAEHLLELGRDTVQTLLYLKLSVAGHLTVFVARTRGPFWQSRPATILTTAVLVTQVAATLLAVYGVVMTPLGWPLALAVWGYSLIFFVFNDRVKILAYELFDPRRQLLGLQGRPSGI, from the coding sequence ATGGCCGTCACCCCGACCACCCTCGCTGAAGCGCAGCAGCGTCTGCAGACAGATCTGGAGGGACTGAGCGGCGAGGAGGCCCGGCAGCGGCTCGAGCGCCACGGACCCAACACCCTCCCCGAAACGGCTCGAAGCGTCTGGAGTCAGCTGCTGGAGCACCTCTGGGGGCCCATCCCCTGGATGATCGAATCAGCGGCGCTGCTCTCGGCGCTCGTGGGCGACTGGACCGATTTCGGCATCATCATCACCCTTCTGGCGGTGAATGCGCTGGTGGGCTTCTGGGAGGAACACCAGGCCGGCCATGCCATCGAGGCCCTGCGCTCGCAGCTGGCCCTGCTGGCCCGGGTGAAGCGGGATGGCCGCTGGAGCACCATCCCCGCCCGGGACCTGGTGCCCGGTGATCTCCTGCATCTGCGCTCCGGTGACATCGTTCCCGCCGATGCGCTCCAGGTCGGCGCTGAGGCGATCGAGGTCGACCAGTCGGCCCTGACCGGGGAATCGTTGCCCGTGGCGAAGCAGGCGGAATCCATCCTCTACTCCGGCTCCATCGTCAAACGGGGTGAAACCGACGCTCTGGTCCATGCCACCGGTGCCGCCACCTCCTTCGCCACAACGGCCCGGCTGGTGCAGGGAACCCGTTCGGTCAGCCACTTTCAGCAGGCCGTCCTGAACATCGGCGATTACCTGATCGCCCTGGCTCTGGTCCTCGTTCTGGTGATCCTGATGGTGGGGATCTTCCGGCATCAGAGCCTGATCACGATCCTGACGTTCTCGCTCGTGCTCACCGTGGCCTCCATCCCGGTGGCCATGCCCGCCGTGCTCTCGGTCACCATGGCCGTGGGGGCGGAGAGGCTCGCCAGGAAGCAGGCGATCGTCAGCAAGCTCGCCGCGATCGAGGAGCTGGCGGGCATCGATGTGCTCTGCTCCGACAAGACCGGCACCCTCACCCGCAACCAGCTCAGCACGGGTCCCCCGTTCTGCTTCGGATCCTCCACGGCCGCGCAGATCCTGGAAGCCGCTGCCCTGGCCTCCCGCTGGGAGAGTCAGGATCCGATCGATCTGGTGATCCTCAACTCCGCTGCCGAGCAGGGCTTGAATCCAGAGGCCACGCTCGAGCGGTTCATCCCCTTCGATCCCGTCGGCAAACGCACCGAAGCCAGCCTGAGAACAGCCGCCGGTGAGTGCTTCCGGGTCAGCAAGGGAGCCCCTCAGGTGATCCTCGCCCTGGTGGGGGGTGACCCTGCCCTGGCTGCGCAGGTGGAGGCGGTGAGCCTCAGCTTCGCCGGGCGCGGTTTCCGCTCGCTCGGGGTGGCGCGTACCGATGCCACGGGACACTGGAACTATCTGGGAATCCTGCCGCTGCTGGATCCACCGCGGCCGGATTCCGCCACCACCATTGCCGAGCTCCAGCAGCTGGGAGTGTCGGTGAAGATGATCACCGGCGATCAGCACGCCATCGCCCTGGAAATGGCCAGGCAGCTGGGTCTGGGCCAGCGAATCCTGGACTCGGCTCTGTTGCTCGACTCACCGCCCCATCACAGCGGCCAGCTGAGCGAGGCGATCGAGCAGGCGGATGGCTTTGCTCAGGTCTTTCCAGAGAACAAATATCACATCGTCGATGTGCTCCAGCAGCGCGGACATTTCGTGGGCATGACTGGTGATGGGGTCAATGACGCCCCTGCGCTCAGGAAGGCGGATGCGGGCATCGCCGTGTCGAATGCGACCGATGCCGCCCGGGCCGCGGCCGACATCGTGCTCCTGACTCCAGGCCTCTCGATCGTGGCCGAGGCGGTGCGCGAAAGCCGCCGCATCTTTCAGCGAATGAACCACTATGCGATCTACAGAATCGCGGAAACGATCCGGGTGCTGCTGTTCACGACACTGTCGATTCTTGTCTTCGACTTCTATCCAGTGACGGCGGTGATGATCGTGCTGCTGGCCCTGCTCAACGATGGCGCCATCCTCTCGATCGCCTATGACCGTGCATCCTTCTCCCTCCGGCCCGAGCGCTGGAACATGCCGGTGGTCCTCGGCGTGGCCAGCGTGCTGGGGGTTCTGGGGGTGGCTGAGTCCTTCGGCCTCCTCTATGTCGCGGAGCATCTTCTCGAGCTCGGCCGGGACACGGTCCAGACCCTGCTGTACCTCAAGCTGTCCGTGGCCGGGCATCTGACGGTGTTCGTGGCGCGGACCCGCGGACCCTTCTGGCAGTCGCGGCCGGCCACGATCCTGACCACGGCGGTGCTCGTGACCCAGGTCGCCGCCACGCTGCTGGCGGTGTACGGCGTGGTCATGACTCCCCTGGGCTGGCCCCTGGCCCTGGCCGTCTGGGGGTACAGCCTGATCTTCTTCGTCTTCAATGACCGCGTGAAGATCCTGGCCTACGAGCTCTTTGATCCCCGCCGGCAGCTGCTGGGTCTGCAGGGACGGCCCAGCGGGATCTGA
- the pdxH gene encoding pyridoxamine 5'-phosphate oxidase: protein MDPPAQTDIAQLRQTYRRGGLRRADLHPDPVEQFRCWFAQATAAELLEPNAMVLATSDGVRPSSRTVLLKAFDRRGFVFFTNYESRKAREIATVPQVSLLFPWYALERQVGILGRAERISTAESLAYFASRPLGSRLGAWVSQQSSVISSRQILEMQWEEMQRRFAAGEVPLPSSWGGIRVVPFEVEFWQGRENRLHDRFRYRNADAEGWILERLAP, encoded by the coding sequence ATGGACCCGCCAGCCCAGACCGACATCGCCCAGCTGCGCCAGACCTACCGCCGCGGAGGCCTGCGTCGCGCCGATCTTCACCCCGACCCTGTGGAGCAGTTTCGCTGCTGGTTCGCTCAGGCCACCGCGGCGGAGCTGCTGGAGCCCAACGCGATGGTGCTAGCCACCAGCGATGGTGTTCGCCCCAGCTCACGCACCGTGCTGCTGAAGGCCTTCGACCGGCGAGGGTTCGTCTTCTTCACCAACTACGAGAGCCGCAAGGCCCGCGAGATCGCCACCGTCCCGCAGGTGAGCCTGCTGTTTCCCTGGTACGCCCTGGAGCGTCAGGTGGGAATCCTGGGCCGGGCCGAGCGGATCTCCACAGCCGAGTCGCTGGCCTACTTCGCCTCCCGGCCCCTCGGCAGTCGCCTGGGGGCCTGGGTGTCGCAGCAGAGCTCGGTGATCAGCTCCCGGCAGATCCTGGAGATGCAATGGGAGGAGATGCAACGGCGCTTCGCCGCCGGTGAGGTGCCGCTGCCCTCCTCCTGGGGCGGCATCCGGGTGGTGCCGTTCGAAGTCGAGTTCTGGCAGGGCCGCGAGAACCGCCTGCATGATCGCTTTCGTTACCGGAACGCCGACGCTGAAGGCTGGATCCTCGAGCGCCTGGCTCCCTGA
- a CDS encoding fatty acyl-AMP ligase has product MNQISSHGQATPTTLVTCLQHWAESRPDAMAFDFLPSHGEAAADTITYAQLHSRVVSSGEGLKALLPPGERIVLMFPAGTSFLHALLACFYAGVIAVPVVTPHHRRSLPRLSRVLTDSGARHLLTTQATLNRRRELLDGLVDQPHWLTIESLEVAGSGWSPVTNNTRIAFIQYTSGSTGEPKGVVLSHENLISNISLIASARVSGNSHRLVCWLPAFHDWGLIGFLLHALYSGTPCTFMDPLSFLERPLRWLEAISRTRATFSGGPNFAYQRCIRSIPPEDRLHLDLSCWESALVGAEPVYADTLREFAEAFAVSGFRSSAFVPCYGLAENTLWVSGTIEQTEPTLLHLDTRQLREHRVVPVRGEEPGTTLVGCGRVVRNHHVLIVDPDTLLQCQPDRVGEVWVSGPSVAQGYWRNQRNSQQAFDAYLADTNQGPYLRTGDLGFMHDGQVFITGRLKDLLIIAGRNFYPQDIERSIETCHPDIRPGHCAAFSVESDRQEHLVVMQEVALGRRPDLDAFIGSIQMAIMQGHGLSAGAILAVRPGTIPLTSSGKIRRSACRDLFWSRQPAPLALWQNASLQTGFGAGR; this is encoded by the coding sequence ATGAACCAGATCTCGAGCCATGGCCAGGCCACCCCGACGACCCTGGTGACCTGCCTGCAGCACTGGGCTGAGTCACGGCCGGATGCCATGGCGTTCGACTTTCTCCCCTCTCACGGAGAGGCGGCAGCGGACACGATCACCTACGCCCAGCTTCACTCCCGCGTCGTCTCCAGTGGTGAAGGCCTGAAGGCGCTTCTGCCTCCAGGCGAACGGATCGTCCTGATGTTCCCGGCTGGAACGAGCTTTCTGCACGCCCTCCTGGCCTGTTTCTATGCCGGAGTGATCGCCGTGCCTGTCGTGACCCCTCACCACAGGCGCAGCCTTCCCAGGCTCAGCCGTGTGCTGACGGACAGTGGGGCGCGGCATCTGCTCACGACTCAGGCCACGTTGAACCGCCGGAGAGAACTTCTGGACGGCCTGGTGGATCAACCTCACTGGCTGACGATCGAAAGCCTTGAGGTGGCAGGCTCCGGCTGGTCTCCCGTGACCAACAACACCAGGATTGCCTTCATTCAGTACACCTCCGGGTCGACAGGTGAGCCCAAAGGTGTCGTCCTGTCGCATGAGAACCTGATCTCCAATATCAGTCTGATTGCCTCTGCCCGCGTTTCCGGCAACAGCCACAGGCTGGTGTGCTGGTTACCGGCCTTCCATGACTGGGGCCTGATCGGTTTTCTTCTGCATGCACTCTATTCAGGAACACCTTGCACGTTCATGGATCCGCTCTCGTTCCTGGAGCGTCCGCTGCGCTGGCTCGAGGCGATCAGCCGGACCAGAGCAACCTTCAGTGGCGGGCCCAACTTTGCCTACCAACGCTGCATCCGATCCATCCCCCCCGAGGACCGGCTCCACCTCGACCTCTCCTGCTGGGAGTCTGCCCTGGTGGGAGCCGAGCCTGTCTATGCCGACACCCTCAGGGAGTTTGCCGAGGCCTTCGCCGTCTCAGGGTTCCGGTCCAGTGCGTTCGTGCCCTGTTATGGCCTGGCCGAGAACACACTCTGGGTCTCGGGAACGATCGAACAGACGGAGCCTACTCTGCTCCATCTTGATACCAGGCAGCTTCGTGAGCATCGCGTCGTGCCCGTGAGGGGCGAGGAGCCAGGCACCACGCTGGTCGGCTGCGGCAGAGTCGTTCGCAACCATCACGTCCTCATCGTTGACCCGGACACTCTTCTGCAGTGTCAGCCTGATCGTGTCGGGGAAGTATGGGTTTCCGGCCCCAGTGTGGCGCAGGGCTACTGGCGGAACCAGAGGAACTCTCAGCAGGCCTTTGATGCCTATCTCGCTGACACGAATCAGGGGCCATACCTGCGCACGGGTGATCTGGGATTCATGCATGATGGCCAGGTTTTCATTACCGGCAGATTGAAAGATCTGCTGATCATTGCCGGTCGTAATTTCTACCCTCAGGACATTGAGCGTAGTATCGAAACCTGTCATCCCGATATCAGGCCTGGCCACTGCGCGGCCTTCAGCGTGGAATCGGATCGTCAGGAGCACCTGGTGGTGATGCAGGAGGTGGCGCTGGGCCGCCGGCCGGATCTGGACGCCTTCATCGGCTCGATCCAGATGGCGATCATGCAAGGCCATGGCCTCTCCGCCGGAGCCATCCTGGCGGTGCGGCCAGGCACGATTCCCCTCACGTCCAGTGGAAAGATCAGGCGCAGCGCCTGCCGGGATCTGTTCTGGTCGCGCCAGCCTGCACCACTGGCGCTCTGGCAGAACGCCAGCCTGCAGACCGGCTTCGGGGCCGGCCGCTGA
- a CDS encoding Mo-dependent nitrogenase C-terminal domain-containing protein, which produces MTLSPLRGPLHGALLDRLRRWLDGIGPRRASVARLLVWLIPARCPFERDVVIAGRKILHIPPLCKINPLFEEVAALRFRALCLLESQQASAQGGPDARS; this is translated from the coding sequence ATGACCCTCAGCCCTCTCAGGGGCCCCCTTCATGGGGCCCTGCTCGATCGGCTCCGGCGCTGGCTCGATGGCATCGGCCCGCGTCGCGCCTCCGTCGCCCGCCTGCTGGTGTGGTTGATCCCGGCCCGCTGCCCCTTCGAGCGCGACGTGGTGATCGCCGGCCGCAAGATCCTGCACATCCCGCCTCTGTGCAAGATCAACCCTCTGTTCGAGGAAGTGGCGGCGCTGCGCTTCCGCGCGCTCTGCCTTCTGGAAAGCCAGCAGGCTTCAGCCCAGGGCGGGCCCGACGCCCGCTCCTGA
- the hemN gene encoding oxygen-independent coproporphyrinogen III oxidase: MPTTAPVRLDPLQLLLKHDKPVPRYTSYPTAASFHTGVGASELAAELARPSDEDLSLYVHIPFCRHACWYCGCNRITTQAGSKVVGPYLRALARELELIQQASTQRRRLGQLHWGGGTPNYLSVDEQADLWALIDHHFDLAPDLEASIEVNPEFLTREEVLGLRRLGFNRISFGIQDADPEVQAAVNRIVPVDQLRRAMAWMREAGFESVNVDLICGLPLQTPGRFATTIALVEELRPDRVSLFSFAYLPRQLPLQRRIAADDLPSQRERLQMLQAAYDAFTRCKYDAIGMDHFALAGDSLAVAAREGRLHRNFQGYTTGGELDLMAIGVTAISQYPTLFSQNLRDLRAYYASLEAGVLPVERGLVVNDPEVLLRRRIIQQLMANFRIDFDDLEGEAALDGPRCFAGEWRELEALAADGLLRLERNGFSVTMEGRWLIRLIAAVFDPQQRQCPSGSRLI, encoded by the coding sequence ATGCCCACCACCGCACCCGTTCGCCTCGATCCGCTGCAGCTGCTGCTCAAGCACGACAAGCCGGTCCCCCGCTACACCAGCTACCCCACCGCCGCGAGCTTCCACACCGGAGTGGGGGCCAGCGAGCTGGCGGCCGAGCTGGCGCGCCCCAGCGATGAGGATCTCTCCCTCTACGTGCACATCCCCTTCTGCCGCCATGCCTGCTGGTACTGCGGCTGCAACCGCATCACCACCCAGGCCGGATCCAAGGTGGTGGGGCCCTACCTGCGGGCCCTGGCCCGGGAGCTGGAGCTGATCCAGCAGGCCTCCACTCAGCGCCGGAGGCTCGGACAGCTGCACTGGGGCGGCGGCACCCCCAACTACCTGAGCGTCGACGAGCAGGCGGATCTGTGGGCGCTGATCGACCACCACTTCGATCTGGCCCCCGACCTGGAGGCCTCGATCGAGGTGAACCCGGAGTTCCTCACCCGCGAAGAGGTGCTGGGCCTGCGCCGGCTGGGCTTCAACCGCATCAGCTTCGGCATCCAGGATGCCGATCCCGAGGTGCAGGCGGCAGTGAACCGGATCGTGCCGGTGGATCAGCTGCGGCGGGCGATGGCCTGGATGCGGGAGGCGGGATTCGAGAGCGTGAACGTGGATCTGATCTGCGGGCTTCCCCTGCAGACCCCCGGACGCTTCGCCACCACGATCGCCCTGGTGGAGGAGCTGCGTCCGGATCGGGTGTCGCTGTTCAGCTTCGCCTACCTCCCCCGTCAGCTGCCCTTGCAGCGCCGCATCGCCGCCGACGATCTGCCCAGCCAACGGGAGCGGCTGCAGATGCTTCAGGCCGCCTACGACGCCTTCACCCGCTGCAAGTACGACGCCATCGGCATGGATCACTTCGCCCTGGCCGGCGACAGCCTGGCGGTGGCGGCGCGGGAGGGCCGGCTGCACCGCAATTTTCAGGGCTACACCACCGGCGGCGAGCTGGATCTGATGGCCATCGGCGTCACAGCGATCAGCCAGTACCCCACCCTGTTCAGCCAGAACCTGCGGGATCTCAGGGCCTACTACGCCAGCCTCGAGGCCGGCGTGCTGCCGGTGGAGCGGGGGCTGGTGGTGAACGACCCGGAGGTACTGCTGCGGCGCCGGATCATCCAGCAGCTGATGGCCAACTTCCGGATCGACTTCGACGACCTCGAAGGCGAGGCCGCCCTGGATGGACCCCGATGCTTCGCGGGGGAATGGCGCGAGCTGGAGGCTCTGGCGGCCGACGGCCTGCTCCGCCTGGAGCGCAACGGATTCAGCGTGACGATGGAGGGGCGCTGGCTGATCCGCCTGATCGCGGCGGTGTTCGACCCCCAGCAACGGCAGTGCCCCAGCGGCTCCCGGCTGATCTGA